In the genome of Heterodontus francisci isolate sHetFra1 chromosome 15, sHetFra1.hap1, whole genome shotgun sequence, one region contains:
- the LOC137377415 gene encoding solute carrier family 25 member 53-like, whose product MQQNSEDSVNSSVVASLKNCGIGAASSCLATFLTFPVHKTIFRQQIHGFIIRKAVTQLCQEGLIKFYRGILPPLLAKTIQGTLLFGTYDSLIGIMSPEGTHLYHRCIAGSLSGIIEALVLTPFERVQNVLQDHRKDVKLPNIQSILKEFNSYSFKDKLQLGYYRGFLPILLRNGTGSALYFSFKDPIKNSLLDKGIPSGISAFVSGSLNGMMVCFILYPLSVVIANMQSHIGEEKMSLWNFISKFWVSRARSLLYIYRGGSLVILRSCITWGITTTIYELLKAPHPEK is encoded by the coding sequence ATGCAGCAGAACTCTGAAGACTCAGTCAACAGCTCGGTGGTAGCCTCACTGAAGAACTGCGGAATTGGAGCTGCCTCTAGCTGTCTTGCTACATTTCTGACCTTTCCAGTCCACAAAACAATTTTCCGACAGCAAATCCATGGTTTCATTATCCGTAAAGCTGTCACTCAACTCTGCCAAGAAGGTCTCATCAAGTTTTACAGAGGAATTCTCCCTCCGCTCCTAGCTAAAACCATCCAAGGCACCTTGCTGTTTGGCACTTATGATAGCCTCATTGGGATTATGTCCCCCGAGGGTACACATTTGTACCATCGCTGCATTGCAGGGTCCTTATCTGGAATTATTGAAGCCTTGGTGTTGACACCATTTGAACGCGTCCAAAATGTCCTTCAGGATCACAGAAAAGATGTTAAGCTTCCCAACATCCAGAGTATCCTGAAGGAGTTCAATTCTTACAGCTTTAAGGATAAATTACAACTTGGGTACTATCGAGGCTTCCTCCCCATTCTGTTGAGGAATGGAACAGGCAGTGCCCTTTATTTCTCTTTCAAAGACCCGATTAAGAATTCACTCTTGGACAAAGGCATTCCCAGTGGCATTTCTGCTTTTGTCTCTGGGAGTTTAAATGGCATGATGGTGTGTTTCATCTTATATCCACTTAGTGTAGTGATTGCAAATATGCAATCTCACATCGGGGAAGAGAAAATGAGCCTTTGGAATTTCATTTCAAAATTCTGGGTATCCCGTGCCCGAAGCCTCTTGTACATTTACAGAGGTGGTTCCCTGGTTATACTGAGGTCCTGCATAACCTGGGGGATAACCACTACTATTTATGAACTTTTAAAGGCTCCACACCCTGAAAAATAG